Proteins from one Ahaetulla prasina isolate Xishuangbanna chromosome 2, ASM2864084v1, whole genome shotgun sequence genomic window:
- the LOC131189847 gene encoding major histocompatibility complex class I-related gene protein-like isoform X2 — protein sequence MEAVQSAATSMQGDPKWPLPKRRPLKGTKSNQVRIGQASADPEDKEFTMVGINGQQIEIEVDTGSSITIVSCDNVTAILSHIRKDKLEHQRFRVQDYQGNRILMEGIATVNVTYSPYRKQLPVTIIRGNLLNLLGMDWIRVLGMGLYGVIGIHATHQSLKDDLLREFQDVFSGNLGLHTWQEMYGCELRGDGSKGGFNQYGYDGRTFINFDKKTLTWVASEPQAQITQRKWNAIPGEEEGTSAYLDEICIEWLEKLLSYGNEMLLRTETPKVTMSSRTEVEDGMETHVCHVHGFYPREIDASWTRDGEVWLHDTLHASVAPNADGTYHYWLSVRIDPKERDRYRCHVEHDSLQEPLDMALKEPTNSKSSLGLIIGCVVVAALVLVCLIAGILVFLKRRQDDYNAAPSE from the exons ATGGAAGCCGTCCAATCAGCAGCCACCTCCATGCAGGgggacccaaaatggcccctaccAAAAAGGCGGCCACTAAAAGGCACGAAATCGAACCAAGTTCGAATCGGCCAAGCCAGTGCCGATCCAGAAGACAAAGAATTCACAATGGTTGGCATCAATGGCCAACAGATCGAGATTGAAGTCGACACCGGGTCATCCATCACGATTGTATCCTGCGACAATGTCACGGCGATCCTGTCGCACATCCGAAAAGACAAACTGGAACACCAACGATTCcgggtgcaagactaccaggggaaccggaTTCTCATGGAAGGCATCGCAACCGTCAACGTAACCTACAGTCCCTACAGGAAACAATTGCCGGTGACCATCATTCGAGGGAACCTACTGAACCTCCTAGGGATGGACTGGATCAGAGTCCTAGGAATGGGACTCTATGGGGTCATCGGGATCCACGCTACCCACCAGAGCCTGAAGGATGACCTTCTTCGAGAATTCCAGGACGTCTTCTCAGGCAACCtcg GCCTTCACACATGGCAGGAGATGTATGGCTGTGAGCTCCGGGGAGATGGGAGCAAAGGAGGGTTTAACCAATATGGCTACGATGGGAGGACCTTCATCAACTTCGACAAGAAGACTCTCACCTGGGTGGCTTCCGAACCCCAGGCCCAGATCACCCAGAGGAAATGGAATGCCATtccaggagaggaggagggaacgaGTGCCTACTTGGACGAAATCTGCATTGAGTGGCTGGAGAAGCTCCTGTCCTATGGGAATGAGATGTTGCTGAGGACAG AGACTCCAAAGGTGACGATGAGCAGCAGGACGGAGGTGGAGGATGGGATGGAGACGCACGTCTGCCATGTCCACGGCTTCTACCCCAGGGAGATCGATGCCTCCTGGACGAGGGACGGGGAGGTCTGGCTTCATGACACCCTCCATGCGTCTGTGGCTCCCAACGCGGATGGGACCTACCACTACTGGCTTAGTGTCCGGATTGATCCCAAAGAGAGAGACCGCTATCGGTGCCACGTGGAACATGACAGCCTGCAGGAGCCCCTGGATATGGCCTTGAAGG AACCAACCAATTCAAAATCCAGCCTGGGGCTCATCATCGGCTGCGTTGTTGTGGCTGCTCTTGTCCTGGTGTGTCTGATTGCTGGGATCCTGGTATTCCTCA AGAGACGTCAAGATGACTACAATGCAGCACCCAGTGAGTGA
- the LOC131189863 gene encoding major histocompatibility complex class I-related gene protein-like isoform X2, protein MALRSAPFLLLVLVAVALRESCFGASSHSLKYFYFSIADPKQGQLHFVSVGYMDDQILDHYDSHTRKVQPRVSWMEKVGKEDPQYWERETQIARGREETFRRNLENLRSRYNQSEGLHTWQLMYGCELQGNGSKGGLWQYGYEGKTFITFDKETLTWVAPEPQAQITQRTWDGIPGRSQYIKSYLEKECIDWIKKYLSYRKETLLRTDPPVVTVSSKTKVEDGMETHICRIDGFYPREIDASWKRDGEVWLQDTHHGPVAPNADGTYHYWLSVRIDPKERERYRCHVEHDGLQEPLDVAVKGRNVAI, encoded by the exons ATGGCTCTGCGCTCTGCGCCCTTCCTGCTCCTGGTGTTGGTGGCGGTCGCCCTACGAGAGAGCTGCTTCG GCGCCTCTTCCCACTCCCTGAAGTACTTTTACTTCTCCATTGCGGACCCCAAACAGGGGCAGCTCCACTTTGTCTCTGTGGGGTACATGGATGATCAAATCTTAGATCACTATGACAGCCACACCCGGAAAGTGCAGCCTCGAGTCTCCTGGATGGAGAAGGTGGGGAAGGAGGATCCCCAGTATTGGGAGAGAGAGACCCAGATAGCACGTGGCCGTGAGGAGACGTTCAGAAGAAACCTGGAGAACCTGAGGAGTCGCTACAACCAGAGTGAAG GCCTTCACACATGGCAACTGATGTATGGCTGTGAACTCCAGGGAAACGGGAGCAAAGGAGGGCTTTGGCAGTATGGCTACGAAGGGAAGACCTTCATCACCTTCGACAAGGAGACCCTCACCTGGGTGGCTCCTGAACCCCAAGCCCAGATCACCCAGAGGACATGGGATGGGATTCCAGGCCGCAGTCAGTATATTAAGTCCTACCTGGAGAAGGAATGTATTGACTGGATAAAGAAGTACCTGTCCTACAGGAAAGAGACGCTGCTGAGGACAG ATCCCCCAGTGGTGACTGTGAGCAGCAAGACCAAAGTGGAGGATGGGATGGAGACGCACATCTGCCGCATAGATGGCTTCTACCCCAGGGAGATCGATGCCTCCTGGAAGAGGGACGGGGAGGTCTGGCTGCAGGACACCCACCATGGGCCTGTGGCCCCCAATGCGGATGGGACCTACCACTACTGGCTCAGCGTCCGGATTGATCCCAAAGAGAGAGAACGCTATCGGTGCCACGTGGAGCATGATGGGCTGCAGGAGCCTCTGGATGTGGCCGTAAAAG
- the LOC131189847 gene encoding major histocompatibility complex class I-related gene protein-like isoform X1 translates to MEAVQSAATSMQGDPKWPLPKRRPLKGTKSNQVRIGQASADPEDKEFTMVGINGQQIEIEVDTGSSITIVSCDNVTAILSHIRKDKLEHQRFRVQDYQGNRILMEGIATVNVTYSPYRKQLPVTIIRGNLLNLLGMDWIRVLGMGLYGVIGIHATHQSLKDDLLREFQDVFSGNLGLHTWQEMYGCELRGDGSKGGFNQYGYDGRTFINFDKKTLTWVASEPQAQITQRKWNAIPGEEEGTSAYLDEICIEWLEKLLSYGNEMLLRTETPKVTMSSRTEVEDGMETHVCHVHGFYPREIDASWTRDGEVWLHDTLHASVAPNADGTYHYWLSVRIDPKERDRYRCHVEHDSLQEPLDMALKEPTNSKSSLGLIIGCVVVAALVLVCLIAGILVFLKRRQDDYNAAPRRNVAI, encoded by the exons ATGGAAGCCGTCCAATCAGCAGCCACCTCCATGCAGGgggacccaaaatggcccctaccAAAAAGGCGGCCACTAAAAGGCACGAAATCGAACCAAGTTCGAATCGGCCAAGCCAGTGCCGATCCAGAAGACAAAGAATTCACAATGGTTGGCATCAATGGCCAACAGATCGAGATTGAAGTCGACACCGGGTCATCCATCACGATTGTATCCTGCGACAATGTCACGGCGATCCTGTCGCACATCCGAAAAGACAAACTGGAACACCAACGATTCcgggtgcaagactaccaggggaaccggaTTCTCATGGAAGGCATCGCAACCGTCAACGTAACCTACAGTCCCTACAGGAAACAATTGCCGGTGACCATCATTCGAGGGAACCTACTGAACCTCCTAGGGATGGACTGGATCAGAGTCCTAGGAATGGGACTCTATGGGGTCATCGGGATCCACGCTACCCACCAGAGCCTGAAGGATGACCTTCTTCGAGAATTCCAGGACGTCTTCTCAGGCAACCtcg GCCTTCACACATGGCAGGAGATGTATGGCTGTGAGCTCCGGGGAGATGGGAGCAAAGGAGGGTTTAACCAATATGGCTACGATGGGAGGACCTTCATCAACTTCGACAAGAAGACTCTCACCTGGGTGGCTTCCGAACCCCAGGCCCAGATCACCCAGAGGAAATGGAATGCCATtccaggagaggaggagggaacgaGTGCCTACTTGGACGAAATCTGCATTGAGTGGCTGGAGAAGCTCCTGTCCTATGGGAATGAGATGTTGCTGAGGACAG AGACTCCAAAGGTGACGATGAGCAGCAGGACGGAGGTGGAGGATGGGATGGAGACGCACGTCTGCCATGTCCACGGCTTCTACCCCAGGGAGATCGATGCCTCCTGGACGAGGGACGGGGAGGTCTGGCTTCATGACACCCTCCATGCGTCTGTGGCTCCCAACGCGGATGGGACCTACCACTACTGGCTTAGTGTCCGGATTGATCCCAAAGAGAGAGACCGCTATCGGTGCCACGTGGAACATGACAGCCTGCAGGAGCCCCTGGATATGGCCTTGAAGG AACCAACCAATTCAAAATCCAGCCTGGGGCTCATCATCGGCTGCGTTGTTGTGGCTGCTCTTGTCCTGGTGTGTCTGATTGCTGGGATCCTGGTATTCCTCA AGAGACGTCAAGATGACTACAATGCAGCACCCA GGAGGAACGTGGCCATTTAG